The following proteins come from a genomic window of Metarhizium brunneum chromosome 2, complete sequence:
- the GYP5 gene encoding GTPase-activating protein GYP5, whose product MSLQGGDVSSPDDQEERKPRPSSAASSSPDTGGDRDSFEDAVDNADTTADTVDAGSVRSLTKRSVSLSKRASRRDGEDEENEGGEKSDEDEKDEKDEKEEKDEEDEEDKRTSRDELVDSDKAEVKPAPGRTSSPLSRRISNTSNLDNVNLDDETPAKPEAPPIPPEKDHASKTLSLSSITNALPSMAWSPSAESPSKSPSPSNNAVAAPPPQPAPSPPARKRSAPFSWFSTNKDTSTSPPAQPSGRRNTASSIATLTSNPEMMLSTLTEENQVTNGANGNHRKSLKDRFKVLRMREEAGIQLIPGDGDGQEDALGLVSTDGKTVPGDKSPLPPVPSPNHELAPGTASGVNAGPSAMQEAQVDWDLWQSVVYEGPAAVARTSPEELNRAIATGIPNAIRGVIWQVLAQSKNEHLETLYKDLVTQGTDKDKQNIRSTATSPTPSASGIASYTNGDGVKSSASSIHSNKSAGNGSTSPRSEKSQETIAKAQAALVAEKQKKQKERAAKIQTLEKTIRRDLGARTSFSKHAAAAGLQEGLFGVCKAYALYDDGVGYAQGMNFLIMPLLFNMPEDEAFCLLVRLMHQYKLRDLFIKDMPGLHMHCYLFERLLEDLEPALYCHLHRRDVSPHLYATQWFLTLFAYRFPLQLVLRIYDLILSEGLSAVLRFGIVLMQKNASTLLGLSDMQQLTTYLKDRLFDVYIDKDPSQGSILENGFFGSSSSSIDKEVYRADQLVRDACEVKITPEILKIYTTEWEEKTQARKKQETELQDLKMAKENLAGQVRKLEERVQAHDAEQKDLCNKLVHCTVESDQLREEMETLRTDNEELRTDNEKLRKENEKLRDENDTLPGENDRLRDENEGLQGQVKELRNVIQLQPEEIERKWKIERSEMVKKNADVYQENVDLQNELHRLAKELADCKLRYAQINDEHETLKTKWTDMGRQFRT is encoded by the exons ATGTCGCTGCAGGGCGGCGACGTTTCTTCTCCTGATGATCAGGAGGAACGGAAGCCGAGgccctcctcggccgccagCTCGAGCCCAGATACG GGCGGAGACAGGGACTCGTTCGAAGATGCTGTAGACAATGCAGATACTACTGCAGATACAGTTGATGCAGGCTCTGTACGCTCATTGACCAAAAGATCCGTTTCCCTTTCGAAAAGGGCTTCGCGACGAGAcggagaagatgaggagaatGAGGGAGGCGAGAaaagcgacgaggacgagaaggacgagaaggacgagaaggaagagaaggacgaggaagacgaagaagacaaGAGGACTTCCAGGGATGAATTGGTGGACTCTGACAAGGCGGAAGTAAAGCCAGCCCCGGGCAGGACGTCGTCACCGCTCTCGCGCCGCATTTCCAATACATCGAACCTCGATAATGTGAACCTGGATGACGAGACGCCTGCCAAGCCAGAAG CACCCCCGATTCCACCTGAAAAGGACCATGCCAGCAAGACCTTGTCTCTGAGCAGCATTACAAATGCTCTCCCATCTATGGCTTGGTCTCCCTCCGCTGAATCACCCTCGAAGAGCCCTAGCCCTTCAAACAATGCAGTCGCCGCTCCTCCACCGCAACCGGCCCCAAGTCCTCCTGCCCGGAAACGCTCGGCCCCATTTTCCTGGTTTTCCACAAACAAAGACACCTCTACGTCTCCGCCAGCTCAGCCTTCTGGGAGAAGAAACACCGCAAGCTCCATTGCTACCCTGACAAGCAACCCAGAAATGATGCTCAGTACGCTCACGGAGGAAAACCAAGTTACGAATGGCGCCAATGGTAACCATCGGAAGAGTCTCAAGGACAGGTTCAAAGTTCTACGAATGCGCGAGGAAGCTGGTATACAGCTAATTCCTGGCGATGGAGACGGACAAGAGGATGCGCTTGGGCTCGTCAGCACAGACGGTAAGACTGTGCCCGGTGACAAGAGCCCACTGCCTCCAGTGCCGAGTCCCAATCATGAATTGGCCCCTGGCACAGCATCTGGAGTTAATGCCGGGCCTTCAGCAATGCAGGAAGCCCAAGTGGATTGGGATCTTTGGCAGTCTGTCGTCTATGAAGGTCCGGCAGCGGTAGCCCGAACCAGCCCCGAGGAGTTGAACAGGGCCATTGCTACGGGCATTCCCAACGCTATTAGAGGAGTCATCTGGCAAGTCCTTGCGCAGAGCAAAAATGAACACCTTGAAACTCTGTACAAAGATCTCGTCACCCAAGGTaccgacaaggacaagcagAATATCCGCAGCACAGCTACTAGTCCCACTCCCAGTGCCAGTGGCATCGCCTCCTACACAAATGGTGACGGCGTGAAGTCTTCCGCATCATCTATTCATTCGAATAAGTCggctggcaatggcagcacgTCACCTAGGAGCGAGAAGAGCCAGGAGACGATTGCAAAAGCACAGGCTGCATTGGTCGCGGAGAAACAAAAGAAACAGAAAGAGCGGGCAGCCAAAATTCAGACCCTCGAGAAAACTATTCGACGTGATCTTGGGGCGAGAACGAGCTTTTCCAAGCATGCCGCTGCTGCGGGGCTTCAAGAAGGTCTGTTTGGCGTCTGCAAAGCGTATGCTCTCTACGACGATGGTGTTGGCTACGCACAGGGCATGAATTTTTTGATCATGCCATTGCTATTCAAT ATGCCTGAGGACGAGGCATTTTGTCTGCTCGTTCGTTTAATGCACCAATATAAACTACGGGACTTGTTTATCAAGGATATGCCGGGATTGCACATGCATTGCTACCTATTCGAGCGTTTGCTGGAAGATTTGGAGCCAGCACTGTACTGTCACTTGCATCGTCGCGATGTCTCCCCACATCTTTATGCTACGCAATGGTTTCTCACCTTATTCGCCTACCGCTTCCCGCTTCAGCTTGTTCTCCGTATCTACGACTTGATTTTGTCCGAAGGCCTGTCTGCTGTTCTGCGATTCGGTATCGTGTTGATGCAAAAGAATGCTAGCACGCTGCTGGGATTATCCGACATGCAACAACTTACAACGTATTTGAAGGACAGGCTTTTTGATGTGTATATCGACAAAGATCCCAGCCAGGGCAGTATCCTTGAAAATGGATTCTTTGGGAGCTCCAGTTCCAGCATAGACAAGGAGGTGTATAGAGCGGACCAACTTGTCCGAGATGCATGCGAGGTCAAGATTACGCCCGAGATATTGAAGATATATACCACGGAATGGGAGGAGAAGACTCAAGCTaggaagaaacaagaaacaGAGTTGCAGGATCTGAAGATGGCTAAAGAGAACCTGGCTGGTCAGGTGCGAAAATTGGAAGAACGAGTCCAGGCTCATGATGCCGAGCAAAAAGATCTTTGTAACAAGCTTGTTCATTGCACGGTGGAGAGCGATCAGTTGCgagaggagatggagacgcTAAGGACCGACAACGAAGAGCTACGGACCGACAACGAAAAGCTACGGAAAGAGAACGAAAAGCTACGGGATGAAAACGATACGCTACCGGGTGAGAACGATAGGTTACGGGACGAGAACGAGGGCCTCCAGGGTCAGGTTAAGGAACTGAGGAACGTGATTCAGTTACAACCTGAGGAGATCGAGAGGAAGTGGAAGATAGAGCGGAGTGAAATggtgaagaagaatgcaGACGTCTACCAAGAAAACGTAGATTTGCAGAATGAATTGCACAGACTCGCAAAGGAGCTGGCGGATTGCAAATTGCGCTATGCCCAG ATCAACGATGAACACGAAACCCTGAAAACCAAATGGACCGACATGGGTCGTCAATTTCGCACATAA